From one Tiliqua scincoides isolate rTilSci1 chromosome 14, rTilSci1.hap2, whole genome shotgun sequence genomic stretch:
- the FOXN4 gene encoding forkhead box protein N4, producing the protein MIESEICSIMSGLLRNSGQSHHSSPQEYRLLAPDPASQLSADDLPGDLQSLSWLTSVDVPRLQRMASERMDLGLGPQNAVLQQTGSMPGNMHPAGGPSAMIHIQASLPQGLLGLHTVSQHGANISQYVAGGQLSPSLQQQQQQAPLFPPPPRHAQQVFAITHTAQQQCSPATIYSSSYGTQPPYSQPRLAPHTAQELQAKHYPKPIYSYSCLIAMALKNSKTGSLPVSEIYSFMKEHFPYFKTAPDGWKNSVRHNLSLNKCFEKVENKVGGTSRKGCLWTLNPAKINKMEEEMQKWKRKDLAAIHRSMANPEELDKLITDRPENCRRTSKQADSDIPKLGHVATTQGHNAQLQPQPIMTLSLQSIPFHHQIQTQACMTPGSPAPAQTPPLHALCSVHQRPLPQHPMSRAPDFLGVATDMSAEVDALDPSIMDFALQGNIWEEMKDESFSLETLGAFSNSPLTLSDCDLAPPGLTPASSGSDRSIPDLQVTGLYATLDPVSSAQYISAPGTKPIALL; encoded by the exons GCTCTTggcgcctgaccctgcttcgcaaCTGAGTGCCGATGACCTGCCTGGTGACCTGCAGTCCCTCTCGTGGCTGACATCCGTGGACGTCCCTCGGTTGCAGCGGATGGCCAGTGAAAGGATGGATTTGGGCCTCGGCCCCCAGAATGCAGTGCTGCAGCAGACAG GGTCCATGCCCGGGAATATGCACCCTGCAGGGGGTCCCAGCGCAATGATCCACATCCAGGCCAGCCTGCCTCAAGGCCTTCTGGGACTGCACACAGTGTCGCAGCACGGAGCGAAC ATAAGCCAGTACGTGGCGGGCGGGCAGCTGTCTCcgagcctgcagcagcagcagcagcaagccccTCTTTTCCCGCCTCCCCCCCGCCACGCGCAGCAAGTGTTTGCCATCACACACACTGCGCAGCAACAG TGTTCCCCGGCGACCATCTACAGCTCCTCCTACGGAACGCAGCCTCCCTATTCTCAGCCCCGCCTGGCACCCCACACTGCCCAAGAACTGCAGGCCAAACACTACCCTAAGCCCATCTACTCCTACAG ctgcttgATTGCAATGGCACTGAAGAACAGCAAGACGGGCAGCCTCCCCGTCAGCGAGATCTACAGCTTCATGAAGGAGCACTTCCCCTACTTCAAG ACGGCTCCTGACGGCTGGAAGAATTCTGTCCGCCACAACCTGTCCTTGAACAAGTGCTTTGAGAAGGTGGAGAATAAGGTGGGCGGCACATCCCGCAAGGGCTGCTTGTGGACACTGAACCCAGCAAAAATCAACAAGATGGAGGAAGAGATGCAGAAGTGGAAGAGGAAAGACCTGGCTGCCATTCACAGGAGCATGGCCAATCCAG AGGAGCTGGACAAGCTCATCACCGACAGACCTGAGAACTGCAGGCggacaagcaagcaggcagactCCGACATCCCCAAGCTGGGCCACGTGGCCACCACGCAGGGCCACAATGCGCAGCTGCAGCCCCAGCCCATCATGACGCTCTCCCTGCAGTCCATCCCCTTCCACCACCAAATCCAGACCCAGGCGTGCATGACTCCTGGCTCTCCAGCTCCTGCACAGACTCCTCCTCTCCATGCCCTGTGCAGTGTCCACCAGAGACCCCTCCCGCAGCACCCAATGAGCCGAGCACCCGACTTTCTCGGTGTGGCGACCGACATGAGCGCAGAGGTCGACGCCCTGGACCCCAGCATCATGGACTTTGCACTGCAAG GGAACATCTGGGAAGAGATGAAGGATGAAAGTTTCAGCCTCGAAACGTTGGGTGCCTTCAGCAACTCCCCTCTCACGCTCTCCGACTGCGACCTCGCGCCTCCAGGCCTCACCCCTGCCTCCAGCGGCAGCGACCGCTCCATCCCAGACCTGCAAGTGACAGGGCTCTACGCCACGCTGGATCCCGTCTCGTCGGCCCAGTACATCAGTGCCCCTGGGACCAAGCCCATTGCCTTGCTCTGA